The Pyrus communis chromosome 2, drPyrComm1.1, whole genome shotgun sequence genome includes a window with the following:
- the LOC137725970 gene encoding inositol diphosphatase DSP1-like → MKIDCGEQEVSTASPVAKAPEIGDENERCGEAFVPPLNFAMVDNGVFRSGFPHSPNFSFLKSLGLRSVIYLCPEPYPEENKEFLRANGIRLFQFGIDGSQEPYVKIPEHTIREALRVVLDVRNHPLLIHCKRGKHRTGCLVGCLRRLQRWCLTSIFDEYQRFAAAKARVSDQRFIEAFDISSFKNCSMSFSCSKR, encoded by the exons ATGAAAATAGATTGCGGAGAGCAGGAGGTCTCCACGGCGTCGCCGGTGGCGAAGGCTCCGGAGATCGGAGACGAGAATGAGAGGTGCGGAGAGGCGTTCGTGCCGCCTCTGAACTTCGCGATGGTCGACAATGGCGTGTTTAGGTCCGGCTTCCCTCATTCCCCCAATTTCAGCTTCTTGAAATCCCTAGGCCTCCGTTCCGTCAT ATATTTGTGCCCGGAGCCGTATCCGGAGGAGAACAAAGAGTTTTTGAGAGCAAATGGGATTAGGCTTTTCCAGTTTGGGATCGATGGCTCTCAG GAACCGTACGTGAAAATCCCGGAGCACACAATTCGTGAAGCATTAAGAGTTGTCCTTG ATGTAAGAAACCACCCACTCCTGATCCATTGCAAGCGAGGGAAG CACCGGACGGGCTGTCTTGTGGGATGCTTAAGAAGATTGCAAAGATGGTGCCTGACCTCAATCTTTGATGAGTACCAGAGGTTTGCAGCTGCAAAAGCTCGAGTTTCGGATCAGAGGTTCATCGAAGCGTTTGATATTTCAAGCTTCAAGAACTGTTCAATGTCGTTTTCGTGTTCAAAAAGATAG
- the LOC137725608 gene encoding protein CLMP1-like, with protein MGKSGGRKKKGASNQAPKDANSTPILNGSVDLDSSIFLKRAHELKEEGNKRFQGKDYAGALDQYDNALKLTPKNHPDRAVFHSNRAACLMQVKPIDYETVIAECTMALQVQPRYVRALLRRARALEAIGKYEMAMQDVQVLLGADPNHRDALEIALRLRTALGLRQEVQQDLQSRPSPAALGASAVRGAPVGGLGPSLPARPVLKKAAASAGGSVISPINRTEKPQTSLPAVNGPENKTQMPKLTLKPSNGPSKSANPGKGILKEPSSSSISLPMNGQLSEAATRWRPLKLIYDHDIRLAQMPVNSNFRGLREVVTKRFPSSKSVLVKYKDNDGDLVTITSTDELRLAESCADKVISEEPEIDKAVSVGMLRLHIVNVTPEQEPPLLEEEEEKPVESEGVKEDESNSSLGESVLEPADYETVKSEKEAPKEKPGASEDPECKELEMDDWLFEFSQLFRSHVGIDPDAHIDLHELGMELCSEALEEAVTSEEAQSLFDKAASKFQEVAALAFFNWGNVYMCAARKRIPLDESAGKEVVATQLQTAYDWVRDKYSLAREKYEEALVIKPDFYEGLLALGQQQFEMAKLHWSFALARKIDLSTYDSTEMLTLFDSAEEKMKVATEMWEKLEEQRSKELKDPSAAKREELLKKRKKQGTGNEGEASGQGEYSADEAAEQAAVMRSQIHLFWGNMLFERSQVECKLGLDGWKKNLDAAVERFKLAGASEGDISMVLKNHFSNVDGVEGDEKKVLGSDAPVEADKDNDILSGN; from the coding sequence ATGGGGAAATCAGGGGgtaggaagaagaagggagctTCGAACCAGGCCCCGAAGGATGCGAATTCGACTCCGATTTTGAACGGGAGTGTTGATTTGGACTCTTCAATCTTTTTGAAAAGAGCCCACGAGCTCAAAGAAGAAGGGAACAAGAGATTTCAGGGAAAGGACTATGCGGGTGCTCTGGACCAGTATGATAATGCTCTTAAGCTCACTCCCAAGAACCACCCCGATCGCGCCGTTTTCCATAGCAATAGGGCGGCTTGTTTAATGCAAGTGAAGCCGATAGATTATGAGACTGTCATTGCTGAGTGCACCATGGCGCTCCAGGTGCAGCCCCGTTATGTCAGGGCTCTGCTTCGGAGGGCAAGGGCGCTGGAGGCGATAGGGAAGTACGAAATGGCGATGCAGGATGTTCAGGTGTTATTGGGTGCTGACCCGAATCACAGGGATGCTTTGGAGATTGCCCTGCGGTTGAGGACAGCGCTTGGGCTGCGTCAGGAGGTTCAGCAGGACCTCCAGAGCCGCCCGTCACCAGCTGCTCTTGGGGCTTCTGCTGTTCGCGGTGCTCCAGTTGGTGGGTTGGGGCCTTCTTTACCAGCCCGGCCGGTTCTAAAGAAGGCAGCTGCTTCAGCTGGGGGTTCTGTTATATCCCCAATTAATAGGACTGAGAAGCCACAAACAAGTTTACCGGCTGTGAATGGACCTGAGAACAAAACCCAAATGCCAAAGCTCACATTGAAGCCGTCCAATGGTCCTTCAAAATCTGCTAATCCAGGGAAGGGTATCCTGAAGGAGCCGTCGTCTTCATCAATTTCATTGCCCATGAATGGGCAGCTTTCAGAGGCTGCAACTCGTTGGAGACCATTGAAGCTTATTTATGATCATGACATAAGGCTTGCCCAAATGCCTGTGAATAGCAATTTCAGAGGGTTGAGGGAAGTTGTGACGAAGCGCTTTCCATCATCAAAGTCAGTTTTGGTCAAGTATAAGGATAATGATGGTGATCTGGTGACTATAACCTCTACAGATGAACTTAGGTTGGCTGAGTCTTGTGCTGACAAGGTCATTTCAGAAGAGCCTGAAATAGATAAAGCTGTCTCAGTTGGGATGTTGAGATTGCATATCGTGAACGTGACTCCTGAACAGGAACCGCCTTTattggaagaagaggaggaaaaaccaGTAGAAAGCGAGGGTGTCAAGGAAGATGAAAGTAACTCATCACTTGGTGAATCTGTTTTGGAGCCTGCTGATTATGAAACTGTTAAGTCAGAGAAAGAAGCTCCAAAGGAGAAACCAGGAGCTTCAGAAGATCCCGAGTGCAAGGAATTGGAGATGGATGACTGGTTGTTTGAGTTTTCTCAGCTTTTCCGCAGCCATGTTGGTATTGACCCAGACGCTCATATTGATTTGCATGAACTAGGAATGGAGCTTTGTTCGGAGGCTCTTGAAGAGGCAGTTACCAGTGAAGAAGCTCAGAGTCTTTTTGACAAGGCTGCCTCAAAGTTCCAGGAGGTGGCGGCATTAGCGTTCTTTAATTGGGGAAATGTTTATATGTGTGCGGCAAGGAAGCGGATTCCCTTAGATGAGTCTGCTGGAAAGGAGGTCGTGGCAACGCAGCTTCAAACGGCGTATGACTGGGTCAGGGACAAATATTCCTTGGCCAGAGAGAAGTACGAGGAGGCACTTGTGATCAAGCCAGACTTTTACGAGGGGTTGCTGGCGCTGGGGCAGCAACAATTTGAAATGGCCAAACTTCATTGGTCATTTGCACTTGCTAGGAAAATAGATCTCTCGACCTATGATTCTACAGAAATGCTGACACTTTTTGACAGTGCAGAGGAGAAGATGAAAGTTGCAACTGAGATGTGGGAGAAGCTGGAGGAGCAGAGATCAAAGGAACTGAAGGATCCAAGTGCAGCCAAGAGGGAAGAGTTgttgaaaaaaaggaaaaaacaaggtACCGGGAATGAAGGTGAGGCATCTGGTCAGGGTGAGTATTCAGCAGATGAAGCTGCAGAACAGGCAGCTGTTATGAGATCACAGATCCATCTCTTCTGGGGTAACATGCTTTTTGAGCGATCCCAGGTCGAATGCAAATTAGGGCTGGATGGTTGGAAGAAAAACCTGGACGCTGCTGTTGAGCGCTTTAAGCTTGCTGGAGCTTCTGAGGGTGACATTTCAATGGTTCTGAAGAATCATTTCTCCAATGTCGATGGAGTGGAGGGGGATGAGAAAAAGGTTCTAGGCAGTGACGCGCCTGTTGAAGCCGACAAAGACAATGATATTCTTTCAGGGAACTAG
- the LOC137725627 gene encoding 1-aminocyclopropane-1-carboxylate oxidase 2 has product MATFPVVDMSLVNGEERAATLEKINDACENWGFFELVNHGISTELLDTVEKMNKDHYKKTMEQRFKEMVAAKGLDAVQSEIHDLDWESTFFLRHLPSSNISEIPDLEEDYRKTMKEFAVELEKLAEKLLDLLCENLGLENGYLKKAFYGSKGPNFGTKVSNYPPCPKPDLIKGLRAHTDAGGIILLFQDDKVSGLQLLKDGEWVDVPPMHHSIVINLGDQIEVITNGKYKSIMHRVIAQSDGTRMSIASFYNPGDDAFISPAPALLEKKSEETPTYPKFLFDDYMKLYSGLKFQAKEPRFEAMKARETTSVATA; this is encoded by the exons ATGGCGACTTTCCCAGTTGTTGACATGAGCCTTGTCAATGGTGAAGAGAGAGCAGCAACCTTGGAGAAGATCAATGATGCATGTGAGAACTGGGGTTTCTTTGAG TTGGTGAACCATGGGATATCAACTGAGCTTTTGGACACTGTGGAGAAGATGAACAAGGATCACTACAAGAAGACCATGGAGCAAAGGTTCAAGGAAATGGTGGCAGCCAAAGGCCTCGACGCTGTCCAGTCCGAAATCCACGACTTGGACTGGGAAAGCACCTTCTTCTTGCGCCACCTTCCTTCCTCAAACATTTCCGAAATCCCTGATCTCGAGGAAGATTACAG GAAGACCATGAAAGAATTTGCAGTGGAATTGGAGAAGCTAGCTGAGAAGCTTTTGGACTTGCTGTGTGAGAATCTTGGACTTGAGAACGGCTATCTAAAGAAGGCTTTCTATGGATCCAAGGGTCCGAATTTTGGGACCAAGGTCAGCAACTACCCTCCATGTCCCAAGCCAGACCTGATCAAGGGACTCCGGGCCCACACCGACGCTGGTGGTATCATCCTGCTCTTCCAGGATGACAAGGTCAGTGGCCTCCAGCTCCTCAAGGATGGTGAATGGGTGGATGTCCCCCCAATGCACCACTCCATTGTCATCAACTTAGGTGACCAGATTGAG GTGATCACCAATGGGAAGTACAAGAGTATAATGCACCGGGTGATAGCTCAGTCGGACGGAACCAGAATGTCGATAGCCTCGTTCTACAACCCGGGCGACGATGCGTTTATCAGCCCGGCACCGGCATTGCTGGAGAAGAAATCTGAGGAAACCCCAACTTATCCCAAATTTTTGTTTGATGATTACATGAAGCTGTATTCTGGCCTCAAATTCCAAGCCAAGGAGCCAAGATTTGAAGCTATGAAGGCCAGGGAAACCACCTCGGTTGCAACTGCCTGA
- the LOC137723866 gene encoding uncharacterized protein, which yields MDDADGARGVVGRRSFKQRLRLSVFGCCGATWGFGRTSAIGAREDEEDQEPQNLPPQERVVITVGQAGPVNIWDPGCVAPVSHGSGMNLAAALAAERQLRAPQDPEGEGSVGPTGNAIAGTPMRVSLMRLIEETERDGCDPFGGGATALSEKTAEGGIGSDSVCCVCMGRKKGAAFIPCGHTFCRVCSREVWLNRGSCPLCNRSILEVLDIF from the coding sequence ATGGACGACGCGGATGGTGCGAGGGGGGTTGTGGGCAGGCGGAGCTTCAAGCAACGGCTGAGACTGAGCGTGTTCGGATGCTGTGGGGCCACCTGGGGATTCGGACGGACGTCGGCGATTGGCGCCAGAGAGGATGAGGAAGATCAAGAACCGCAAAATCTTCCGCCACAAGAACGAGTGGTTATAACTGTGGGCCAGGCTGGACCAGTTAATATTTGGGATCCGGGTTGCGTGGCTCCGGTTTCGCACGGATCGGGTATGAATTTGGCTGCGGCGCTGGCAGCCGAGCGACAGTTGCGGGCTCCTCAGGATCCGGAGGGAGAGGGGTCGGTGGGTCCCACGGGTAATGCAATCGCGGGAACGCCGATGAGAGTGTCGCTGATGAGGCTGATTGAGGAGACGGAGAGGGACGGGTGCGACCCGTTTGGCGGTGGCGCGACGGCGTTGAGCGAAAAAACAGCGGAGGGAGGGATAGGGAGCGATTCGGTGTGCTGCGTGTGTATGGGAAGGAAAAAAGGCGCGGCTTTCATCCCGTGTGGGCACACATTTTGCAGGGTGTGTTCGAGAGAGGTGTGGTTGAATCGAGGATCCTGTCCCCTCTGCAACCGTTCGATCCTCGAGGTCCTCGATATATTCTAG